The proteins below come from a single Epinephelus moara isolate mb chromosome 19, YSFRI_EMoa_1.0, whole genome shotgun sequence genomic window:
- the LOC126406681 gene encoding spectrin beta chain, non-erythrocytic 5 isoform X4 → MSESIVRKVQPFTIGTRLSVPAVPKCQEFTQSYLQSQSLDNCTLQHNLNSLYLSRSQVCAHGPCLVSPIVKQVAPMRHDQEDMAAEDQLNQNVASPSAVSRSIKKITISGSRDRSENKVSVGSAQLSITGSTSENNNNNNNITSSTSDPHLPRIVGVSCENKPSSHFKVLLRKDSSDEPQPPQGQTRLKLNGEKSVQQISVSESQKKEPQRKESHPHTQNEASAAAPSQSDFFTQRNSLFNKEVLQAEAWIKGKLQDLKDGCNIQRCPLQDWEEASQTLQRDLKDFENTLIQLNQMGEQLICKLNPTSDLVKKQLSQLRDQWQTLKQTAANQTRALGGAKNLQEFNRKVDKLEAWIKEKQEEEQSLVNVLGENVDKMQLTRRILDLKQDEQLYRNLHEEINHLALKLEKQGKTDGKNISSKRKHINKMWLKAQSHLKNYHENLQLALEVSSFYQQADNTLFAINNMRKSISASKELDSCGDREIRDIASQIMMLDVSVSQVSNLHPALAASVTQKQSEVKDCWALLQKVFRSDRTTLSPTGSAFTREDADPLTPAREPQCNVGMETQRIMGKEVKEEQNRLKGCVSTVECGIGRRTPSNQSQEQQSVNHTSSPTGDGPACAHDVIVRHQLKGESRKPRAEPKLATAPRGHPQLHTQLQKFTVSADKTLSWLKDNVSMATQVCSIASFEGPEAARRCQQALEQEILTNRARIEVVKREGRGLVRAQHPGSAKIEEFLGQLEVLWEELRRRHQRNAAFLQASEELGFRVVKVLQALGSLEAWLESVELSMKESALAGDPETMSMAERESCLLEKEVAARSLELSALRQEVDRLHSHSHPHTRGLPVRMEEVERKYRRVQSALTQQSSELQDTRMLTEFLERVELEESQELSSSQYSLGQPLHSEISSAPTLLGLQSSGSGEPLIESMGDPVEELREAVEMLNDTVRERGRSQSHDQAIQELLSRHASLAVHMEECLCYSKELSLDILEKETDMAVQCEPDRCGLEALQEKQDHLEIDYEVIREEVKEMEKQTSRLEELCPERVHVLGAKIQAMLQGWTELEKSVTENKSRLQEFVQLQDFFRSYLAMISWTEDTRSCIFSDTALHFGKDGQRPLAAELDMQIEQKFEEFDELAETGRNLLDKEHHLTQMVKERMEELRSMLGWISVHWRAQKQQWLHKKSQQEPSQDNIYSEATMCSPSTESSPPELEAHQSYQSHQILVSDEDKPKAAGDSRPSSLPPTQAEQQDEKQFEDGYEVMNSIGPRGGEATSSETPKPSIVVLKEPSSPALGGTVNLILSFGNTGDSQVQVLDPPARTDEVVEETSEPVHRPAVPPSSACKNFWRRCQGLLENTLGSLKRKRKIYRQSANEDHSMSLLSVHMGLDGICQQREASHSLDNMEKQEESVATGGRCITLSGKPELQSMEGTLERKHKLQLGGKKAASRGWNSYHAVLYRHTLCFYQDRKDTLRSSACGLPLNLMGAECSPAPEYTKKPNCFRLRLRDGSEYLLNASSRFMMKKWMMKIQASTGRSESVPSLSSVPADQDFPISLKPFLCPNCHGLAKCHCPSSRHDVTSTFPRRKPPGATQTKEIVVVTREFSHMPQSNLRSVDEQSTMSSSDGGCCDDDEDSLKQTVTHRLSGACRNNTSPSPHSPVSSGQDWLSTKRRSHSFTSATFQKIKPMQHTPGGSGLERGSNYCVTLVVGDKTSDGVSISRSSESPLLASAGWQQDTHQDSALRSYASLPRPHNKSVFKKFFGKRDL, encoded by the exons ATGTCTGAAAGCATTGTGAGGAAGGTCCAGCCCTTCACTATTGGGACGAGGCTGTCAGTCCCGGCTGTGCCAAAATGCCAGGAGTTTACACAGAGTTATCTACAGAGCCAGAGTCTGGATAACTGCACTCTACAGCACAACCTGAACTCGCTCTACCTCAGCCGATCCCAGGTCTGCGCTCACGGCCCCTGCCTCGTCTCACCCATCGTCAAGCAGGTAGCTCCCATGAGGCACGATCAGGAGGACATGGCAGCTGAGGACCAGCTGAACCAGAACGTCGCCTCTCCCTCCGCCGTCTCCAGATCCATCAAGAAGATCACAATCTCTGGGAGTCGAGACAGATCAGAGAACAAGGTGTCAGTGGGATCGGCGCAGCTCTCAATCACAGGGTCCACAtctgaaaacaacaataacaacaacaacatcaccaGCAGCACGTCAGATCCTCATCTGCCAAGGATTGTGGGTGTGAGCTGTGAGAATAAGCCCAGTTCTCACTTTAAG GTTTTACTCAGAAAAGACAGCAGTGATGAACCTCAGCCTCCGCAGGGACAAACCAGGCTAAAACTGAACGGAGAGAAATCCGTCCAACAG ATTTCAGTTTCTGAATCGCAGAAGAAAGAGCCACAGAGGAAAGAAAgtcatccacacacacagaatgaagCATCAGCAGCTGCTCCATCCCAGAGTGACTTCTTCACTCAGCGCAATTCACTCTTCAACAAGGAAGTGCTGCAG GCAGAGGCGTGGATCAAAGGCAAGCTGCAGGACCTGAAGGATGGATGTAATATTCAGCGCTGCCCCCTACAGGACTGGGAAGAAGCCTCACAGACGCTTCAGAGAGACCTCAAAGACTTTGAGAACACCCTGATTCAACTCAACCAG ATGGGTGAGCAGTTGATCTGTAAGTTGAACCCCACCTCTGATCTGGTGAAGAAGCAGCTCAGCCAGCTCAGGGACCAGTGGCAAACCCTGAAACAGACGGCTGCTAATCAGACGAGGGCCCTGGGTGGAGCCAAGAACCTGCAGGAGTTCAACAGAAAAGTGGACAAGCTGGAGGCATGGATTAAAGAGAAG CAGGAAGAGGAGCAGTCTCTGGTGAATGTCCTGGGGGAAAATGTTGACAAAATGCAGCTGACAAGGAGAATTTTAGATCTGAAACAG GATGAGCAGCTATACAGAAACCTCCACGAGGAGATCAACCACTTGGCCCTAAAACTGGAGAAACAAGGGAAGACAGATGGCAAAAACATCTCCAGCAAGAGGAAAcacatcaataaaat GTGGCTGAAGGCACAGTCTCATCTGAAAAACTACCATGAAAATCTTCAGCTGGCACTGGAGGTGTCCTCGTTCTACCAACAGGCTGATAATACCTTGTTTGCTATTAATAACATG AGGAAAAGCATATCTGCATCGAAAGAGCTGGACAgctgtggagacagagaaataCGAGACATCGCCAGTCAAATCATG ATGCTAGATGTGAGCGTGTCACAGGTGTCTAATCTCCATCCCGCCCTGGCCGCCAGCGTCACACAGAAGCAGAGTGAGGTGAAGGACTGCTGGGCACTTCTTCAGAAGGTTTTCAG GAGTGACAGGACCACACTCTCTCCCACTGGCTCCGCTTTCACCAGGGAAGATGCTGACCCCCTGACACCGGCCCGAGAACCCCAGTGCAACGTGGGAATGGAGACGCAAAGGATCATGGGaaaggaggtgaaggaggagcAGAATCGTCTGAAAGGCTGCGTG AGTACTGTTGAATGTGGGATTGGTAGGAGAACACCGAGCAACCAAAGCCAGGAGCAGCAATCAGTGAACCACACCTCTTCACCCACAGGAGACGGCCCTGCCTGTGCGCATGATGTCATCGTCAGACATCAATTGAAGGGGGAAAG cAGGAAGCCCAGAGCAGAGCCCAAGCTTGCCACCGCCCCACGAGGCCACCCACAGCTTCACACACAGCTCCAGAAGTTCACGGTGTCTGCTGACAAG ACTTTGTCCTGGCTGAAAGACAATGTGTCCATGGCCACACAGGTGTGTTCAATAGCCAGCTTTGAGGGGCCAGAGGCAGCCAGGAGGTGTCAACAGGCTCTGGAACAAGAAATTCTCACCAACAGGGCCAGGATAGAGGTGGTCAAACGG GAGGGTCGCGGGCTGGTCCGTGCACAGCACCCAGGCAGCGCCAAGATAGAGGAGTTCCTCGGCCAGCTGGAAGTCTTATGGGAAGAGCTGCGGAGGAGGCACCAGAGGAACGCAGCGTTTCTGCAGGCCTCAGAGGAGCTGGGTTTTAGG GTTGTAAAAGTGCTCCAAGCCCTGGGCAGCCTGGAGGCCTGGCTTGAGTCCGTGGAGCTTTCCATGAAGGAATCTGCTCTCGCCGGTGACCCTGAAACAATGAGCATGGCTGAGAGGGAGAGCTGTCTGCTGGAGAAAGAGGTCGCAGCACGCAGCCTGGAGCTCAGCGCTCTGAGGCAGGAGGTGGACCGCCTCCACAGCCACAGTCACCCACACACACGAGGCCTGCCAGTACGCATGGAGGAGGTGGAAAGAAA GTATCGTCGTGTCCAAAGTGCCCTGACCCAGCAGAGCTCAGAGCTGCAGGACACACGGATGCTGACTGAGTTCTTGGAGCGTGTGGAACTAGAGGAGAGCCAGGAGCTCAGCAGCAGTCAGTACAGCCTGGGACAG CCTCTCCACAGTGAGATTTCCTCAGCTCCTACATTGCTGGGACTCCAAAGCAGTGGCAGTGGTGAGCCCCTGATAGAAAGCATGGGCGACCCTGTGGAGGAACTACGAGAGGCCGTGGAGATGCTAAATGACACCGTTAGGGAAAGAGGCCGATCGCAGAGCCATGACCAGGCCATCCAGGAGCTGCTGAGCAGG CACGCCAGCCTGGCGGTGCACATGGAGGAGTGCTTGTGCTACAGCAAGGAGCTGAGCCTGGACATCCTGGAGAAGGAGACAGACATGGCCGTCCAGTGTGAGCCAGACCGCTGCGGCCTAGAGGCTCTGCAGGAGAAGCAGGACCACCTGGAG ATTGACTATGAAGTCATCAGGGAGGAGGTAAAGGAGATGGAGAAGCAGACTTCTCGCTTGGAAGAACTGTGCCCAGAGCGAGTGCATGTACTCGGGGCAAAGATCCAGGCCATGCTGCAGGGCTGGACAGAGCTGGAGAAGAGTGTGACGGAGAACAAATCACGTCTACAAGAGTTTGTGCAGCTCCAGGACTTCTTCAGGAGCTACCTCGCCATGAT CTCATGGACAGAAGACACCAGGTCGTGCATCTTCTCAGATACCGCCTTGCATTTCGGGAAAGACGGCCAGAGGCCACTCGCTGCAGAGCTGGACATGCAGATTGAGCAAAAGTTTGAGGAGTTTGATGAGCTGGCAGAAACGGGGAGAAACCTTTTAGACAAAGAGCACCACCTCACGCAGATG GTGAAGGAGCGCATGGAAGAACTGAGGAGTATGCTCGGGTGGATCTCGGTGCACTGGAGGGCTCAGAAACAGCAGTGGCTTCATAAGAAGAGCCAACAGGAGCCTTCACAGGATAATATTTATTCTGAGGCCACAATGTGCTCTCCATCGACAGAG AGTTCACCTCCTGAGCTGGAGGCCCACCAGTCCTACCAGTCCCACCAGATTCTAGTCTCTGATGAAGACAAACCAAAGGCAGCAGGAGACAGCCGGCCCTCATCCCTGCCGCCAACACAAGCTGAGCAGCAGGACGAGAAGCAGTTTGAGGATGGGTATGAGGTCATGAACAGTATTGGACCACGGGGTGGCGAGGCTACCTCCTCAGAGACTCCCAAACCCTCCATTGTGGTCCTCAAAGAGCCCAGCAGCCCTGCTTTAGGGGGCACGGTCAACCTCATCCTTAGCTTTGGTAACACGGGGGACAGCCAGGTTCAGGTGCTTGACCCACCTGCTAGGACGGAcgaggtggtggaggagaccTCTGAGCCTGTCCACAGG CCCGCTGTGCCTCCATCTTCTGCCTGTAAAAACTTTTGGAGGCGCTGCCAGGGGCTTTTGGAAAATACTTTGGGTAGTTTAAAGCGAAAGAGAAAGATTTATCGGCAGAGTGCAAATGAG GACCACTCAATGAGTCTACTGTCAGTTCATATGGGTTTGGATGGCATCTGTCAGCAAAGAGAAGCCTCTCACAGCCTGGACAACATGGAGAAGCAGGAAGAATCAGTGGCCACAGGAGGGCGCTGTATCACCCTG AGTGGAAAGCCTGAGCTGCAGTCTATGGAGGGAACGCTTGAGAGGAAGCACAAGCTGCAGCTGGGAGGAAAGAAA GCTGCCTCCAGAGGCTGGAACTCCTACCATGCTGTCCTATATAGACACACCTTGTGCTTCTACCAGGATAGAAAGGATACACTGAGG AGCTCTGCATGCGGCCTGCCGCTGAACCTCATGGGAGCTGAGTGTTCACCTGCACCAGAGTACACCAAAAAACCCAACTGCTTTCGACTACG GCTTCGTGATGGGTCCGAATATCTGCTCAATGCTTCCTCACGCTTTATGATGAAGAAATGGATGATGAAAATACAAGCAAGCACAG GTCGGAGTGAGTCTGTGCCTTCATTATCAAGTGTCCCAGCTGATCAAGACTTCCCCATTTCCTT AAAGCCCTTCCTCTGTCCCAATTGTCATGGTCTTGCCAAATGCCACTGCCCCTCCTCCCGCCATGATGTCACCTCCACGTTCCCAAGGCGCAAACCGCCGGGCGCGACCCAAACCAAAGAGATTGTTGTCGTCACCAGAGAGTTCAGTCACATGCCGCAGAGTAATTTAAGGAGTGTGGATGAGCAGTCGACCATGTCATCCTCAGATGGAGGCTGCTGTG atgatgatgaagacagtttAAAGCAGACGGTGACTCACAGACTGTCTGGAGCATGCAGAAACAACACCTCTCCCTCCCCTCACTCCCCTGTCTCCAGCGGTCAAGACTGGCTCAGCACCAAGCGTCGCTCCCACTCCTTCACATCAG CAACGTTTCAGAAGATCAAACCCATGCAGCACACCCCTGGAGGCAGCGGCCTGGAAAGAGGCTCCAACTACTGTGTGACTCTTGTCGTTGGAGACAAGACGTCAGACGGCGTGTCTATAAGCAGGAGCTCTGAGTCCCCGCTGCTGGCCTCGGCCGGATGGCAGCAGGACACCCATCAGGACTCTGCTCTGAGGAGCTACGCCAGCCTGCCACGGCCGCACAACAAATCTGTCTTCAAAAAGTTCTTTGGGAAAAGGGACCTCTGa